In the Chroococcidiopsis sp. SAG 2025 genome, one interval contains:
- the ntrB gene encoding nitrate ABC transporter permease: MTTFSPRRRASADNSFLAGLQKRLPDILPPVIAIAIFLAIWQLFSLMPGATLPGPIQVIQDTWILIFWPFYDRGGIDKGLFWQIWASLQRVAISYTLAAIVGIGLGILIGTSKLMSKALDPLFQLLRTVPPLAWVPISLAALRQNEPAALFVIFITAIWPILINTAVGVKEIPSDYNNVAKVLQLTKKEYFFNILIPAALPYIFTGLRIAIGLAWLAIIAAEIVMSGIVGIGFFIWEAYQNNNVSEVILALVYIGIVGLLLDKLMAWIQTLILPAEQK, encoded by the coding sequence ATGACTACATTTTCCCCTAGAAGACGGGCTAGCGCAGATAACAGTTTTCTAGCAGGCTTGCAAAAAAGACTGCCCGATATTTTACCTCCAGTTATTGCGATTGCGATCTTTTTAGCAATTTGGCAACTCTTTTCTCTCATGCCAGGAGCCACATTACCTGGACCCATACAAGTCATTCAAGATACCTGGATTTTAATTTTCTGGCCCTTCTATGACAGAGGTGGTATAGATAAAGGATTATTTTGGCAGATCTGGGCGAGCTTGCAACGGGTAGCAATCAGTTATACCCTAGCGGCAATTGTAGGAATCGGCTTAGGAATCTTAATTGGTACGTCGAAATTGATGTCCAAAGCACTAGATCCACTCTTCCAATTACTCAGAACAGTACCACCTCTAGCTTGGGTTCCCATCTCTCTAGCTGCCCTCAGACAAAACGAACCCGCTGCCTTATTCGTTATCTTCATCACGGCAATTTGGCCCATTTTGATCAACACGGCAGTAGGAGTCAAAGAAATTCCCAGCGATTACAACAACGTCGCCAAAGTACTGCAATTAACTAAAAAAGAATACTTCTTCAACATTCTCATCCCTGCGGCACTACCCTACATTTTCACAGGTTTGCGAATTGCGATCGGTCTAGCTTGGTTGGCAATTATCGCTGCTGAAATCGTCATGTCCGGTATCGTCGGCATTGGTTTCTTTATCTGGGAAGCTTATCAAAACAACAACGTCAGCGAAGTTATCCTTGCCCTAGTTTACATCGGTATAGTTGGTCTGTTACTCGACAAACTCATGGCTTGGATACAAACGCTGATCTTGCCAGCAGAACAGAAATAG